A section of the Marinoscillum sp. 108 genome encodes:
- a CDS encoding PKD domain-containing protein, with translation MKTQSFKKLMLLGLTAGLAGLFSCGEDEAKTPLPVADFTFTLEGKTVTVVNASTDAETQTWDFGDGATSTDLNPSHTYEANGSYIVKLTVTNETGSDDKSEVLEVINIQIDGDLSDWDDVPALATYGDGEAGSFLEVKVENLEDDKLFIYVKTTSASNGFIDLFMNSDNDDATGFASWMYPTTPGFDILVEGYAISQSAVEAELFFGNYDDATAGEDKTAWAWTALTPSANFFKTIELQSAGANKAYEFSVDLSEFPPAAAASGSVKFFLIDVDAPDGAGSDWAWLGNAPAGYGEETSAAFTYTLK, from the coding sequence ATGAAGACTCAATCCTTTAAAAAACTAATGCTCCTGGGCCTGACAGCAGGCTTAGCTGGTCTGTTCTCATGTGGTGAAGATGAAGCCAAGACTCCTTTGCCTGTGGCCGATTTCACCTTCACGCTTGAAGGCAAAACAGTAACCGTAGTAAATGCTTCTACTGACGCGGAAACACAAACATGGGATTTTGGTGATGGCGCAACATCTACCGACCTCAACCCTTCACATACGTACGAAGCTAATGGTAGCTATATCGTTAAGCTCACAGTAACCAACGAAACCGGTTCGGATGACAAAAGTGAGGTATTGGAAGTGATCAACATCCAAATTGATGGTGACCTTAGTGACTGGGACGATGTACCCGCACTGGCCACTTATGGTGATGGTGAGGCTGGATCTTTCCTGGAAGTGAAAGTAGAAAACCTTGAGGATGACAAGCTTTTCATCTATGTGAAAACCACCTCTGCGTCAAACGGATTCATTGATCTATTCATGAACTCTGATAACGATGATGCTACGGGTTTTGCTTCATGGATGTATCCTACTACTCCAGGATTCGACATTTTGGTAGAAGGTTATGCCATTTCTCAGAGTGCTGTTGAAGCGGAGTTGTTCTTTGGCAACTACGATGACGCTACTGCTGGTGAGGACAAGACTGCTTGGGCATGGACTGCTCTTACACCTAGCGCCAACTTCTTTAAGACCATAGAGTTACAGTCTGCAGGAGCTAACAAAGCTTACGAGTTTTCAGTGGATCTGTCAGAATTCCCTCCTGCAGCCGCAGCTTCAGGATCTGTGAAATTCTTCCTGATCGATGTGGATGCTCCTGATGGCGCCGGTTCTGACTGGGCATGGTTAGGAAACGCTCCAGCTGGCTATGGCGAAGAAACCTCTGCAGCCTTCACTTATACATTGAAATAA
- the agaR gene encoding transcriptional repressor AgaR, whose protein sequence is MPINTRNSTVSRRNEILNAINSEGQVYVDELSAKFGVSEVTIRNDLDQLEQKSLLIRARGGAMKIEGRVGVDYNLSEKDKINYQEKVRIGRAAAKLIKNSEIVLIDSGTTTAEMVKNLTEIEDLTVITNALNIATLLISHPGVNLTIPGGYLRKNSQSLVGPLAERSLKNFYVDKAFLGVDGFDTKTGLYTPNIEEAHINELMIEIANEVILLADSSKFKKKSFAFICPIDKIDIVVTDDKLSDDDRKRLEDAGVKVIIA, encoded by the coding sequence ATGCCTATCAATACCAGAAATTCAACCGTGTCTCGCAGAAATGAGATCTTAAATGCCATCAATAGTGAGGGGCAGGTCTATGTAGATGAGTTGAGTGCCAAATTTGGAGTGAGTGAAGTTACTATCCGGAACGATCTGGATCAACTGGAGCAGAAAAGCCTGCTGATCAGAGCGCGAGGTGGAGCGATGAAAATTGAGGGACGGGTAGGGGTAGATTACAACCTCTCAGAGAAAGATAAGATCAACTATCAGGAGAAAGTACGGATCGGAAGGGCTGCGGCAAAGCTGATTAAGAACTCGGAGATTGTCTTGATCGACTCTGGTACCACCACTGCGGAGATGGTGAAGAACCTTACAGAGATAGAGGACCTGACAGTGATCACTAATGCTTTGAATATTGCTACGCTTTTGATTAGCCACCCCGGGGTGAATCTGACCATTCCAGGAGGGTACCTACGAAAAAACTCCCAATCGCTGGTAGGGCCACTGGCAGAGCGGAGCCTCAAAAACTTTTATGTGGACAAGGCATTCCTGGGTGTAGATGGATTTGATACCAAAACAGGACTTTACACACCCAACATAGAGGAGGCTCACATCAATGAACTCATGATTGAGATCGCTAATGAAGTGATCCTCCTGGCTGATTCCAGTAAGTTCAAAAAGAAGAGCTTCGCCTTCATATGCCCGATCGATAAGATTGACATTGTGGTGACAGACGATAAGCTCTCTGATGATGACCGGAAGCGGCTGGAAGATGCCGGGGTAAAGGTGATTATTGCCTAA
- a CDS encoding EamA family transporter: MTIKSSWFFYALVTTIFWGVWGAIIEIPEKNGFPATMGYIAWAITMIPCAFVALRLIRWKLDTSLSAIVLGSIVGLAGAGGQLLLFQALREGPAYIIFPIVSLYPVLTIVLSMAILKENATTKQYIGIVTALIAIFLLSYSDGETTSMVGYAWLLLSTCVFVLWGLQAFVMKFSNERMKAESIFFYMMTAAVALSPVAFAMTDPATPINYGFSGGGMALLIHFLNSIGALTLVYALRYGKAIIVVPMTGLSPVITIILSLLIYAVWPQTTLLVGIAFAVVAIYLISE, translated from the coding sequence ATGACCATCAAAAGTTCCTGGTTTTTCTATGCGCTCGTCACCACCATCTTCTGGGGAGTTTGGGGAGCCATCATTGAAATCCCCGAAAAAAACGGGTTCCCAGCTACCATGGGCTACATTGCCTGGGCCATCACCATGATCCCCTGCGCGTTCGTAGCCCTGCGTCTCATCAGATGGAAGCTGGACACCAGTCTCTCAGCCATCGTATTAGGTTCCATTGTAGGGCTAGCCGGAGCAGGTGGTCAGTTACTACTCTTTCAGGCATTGAGAGAAGGGCCCGCATACATCATCTTTCCCATTGTCTCCTTATATCCGGTACTCACCATCGTGCTGTCTATGGCCATTTTGAAAGAAAATGCCACGACTAAACAATATATAGGTATAGTCACAGCCCTGATCGCCATATTCCTGCTGTCCTACTCCGACGGAGAAACCACCAGCATGGTGGGATACGCATGGCTACTGCTCTCCACCTGTGTATTCGTACTTTGGGGGCTGCAGGCCTTTGTGATGAAGTTCTCCAATGAACGAATGAAAGCCGAAAGCATCTTTTTCTATATGATGACCGCTGCAGTGGCGCTAAGTCCTGTAGCCTTTGCCATGACTGACCCTGCCACACCGATCAATTATGGATTCTCTGGTGGTGGCATGGCTTTGTTGATTCATTTCCTCAACTCCATCGGCGCGCTCACACTGGTGTATGCCCTTCGTTATGGCAAAGCGATCATCGTGGTACCCATGACCGGGCTCTCCCCGGTGATTACCATTATCCTCTCACTACTGATTTATGCTGTTTGGCCACAAACCACCCTACTGGTCGGTATTGCCTTCGCTGTGGTTGCCATATATTTAATCTCAGAGTAA
- a CDS encoding SIS domain-containing protein produces MQYLGLEIENLKSLGAIDTAREISQQPEIWLKIWDLIKNQQKALSSFIQDHQYDKIILTGAGTSAYIGESLEGTFYRNLHHNVTAIPTTHLVSHPYDYLSGNESILLISFARSGNSPESKAAVKLADNISKTCHHLIITCNMEGDLATYESKNKKYILLLPKETNDKSLAMTSSYTSMLLSGLLLSRLNELDELKAQVQLASDYAKGILTDHLNEIKEIADLPFKRAVFLGSGPLLGTATESQLKLQELTDGSIICKHESFLGFRHGPKAVVDNETLIVFILSNSTYASKYEHDLMFAMDKGKKALAMVAIAERIDFDIPVDYKISHTQNGLHLEEDFMTLPGVVPGQLLGFFKSLSLGLMPDQPSTSGAISRVVQGVNIYDLP; encoded by the coding sequence ATGCAATATTTAGGACTAGAAATAGAGAATCTGAAGTCACTGGGCGCCATCGACACGGCCAGGGAAATCAGTCAACAGCCAGAGATTTGGTTAAAAATTTGGGACTTAATAAAAAATCAGCAAAAAGCACTTAGCTCCTTCATTCAGGATCATCAATATGATAAAATCATCCTGACCGGAGCTGGTACCAGTGCATACATAGGCGAATCTTTGGAAGGCACTTTTTATCGAAACCTTCACCACAATGTAACGGCCATCCCTACCACTCATTTGGTTTCACATCCTTATGATTACTTATCTGGAAATGAAAGCATCCTCCTGATCTCTTTCGCAAGGTCGGGCAACAGTCCGGAGAGTAAGGCCGCTGTGAAACTTGCAGACAACATCAGTAAAACCTGCCACCATCTGATCATCACCTGCAACATGGAGGGGGACCTGGCCACTTATGAGTCCAAAAACAAGAAATACATTCTTTTACTGCCCAAAGAAACAAACGACAAGAGCCTGGCCATGACCAGTAGCTACACCAGCATGTTGCTTTCGGGCCTGCTCCTTTCCAGACTCAATGAGCTGGATGAGCTCAAGGCTCAAGTGCAGCTGGCGAGCGATTACGCCAAAGGTATCCTCACCGATCACCTCAACGAAATCAAAGAAATCGCAGACCTTCCATTCAAAAGAGCCGTTTTTCTGGGATCAGGACCTCTACTGGGCACGGCCACAGAATCTCAGCTGAAACTTCAGGAACTCACCGATGGCAGCATCATCTGTAAGCACGAATCGTTTCTCGGCTTTCGCCACGGACCAAAGGCCGTAGTGGATAATGAAACACTGATCGTATTCATCCTTTCCAACAGCACCTATGCCAGCAAGTATGAGCATGATTTAATGTTTGCCATGGACAAAGGCAAAAAAGCCCTCGCTATGGTGGCGATTGCGGAACGGATAGATTTCGACATTCCTGTGGACTACAAAATCAGTCACACACAGAATGGATTGCATCTGGAAGAAGATTTTATGACCTTGCCTGGTGTGGTACCGGGTCAGCTGCTCGGCTTCTTCAAATCGCTGAGCCTGGGACTGATGCCCGACCAACCCTCTACCAGTGGAGCCATCTCCCGTGTGGTGCAGGGTGTGAATATTTATGATTTACCTTAA
- a CDS encoding TonB-dependent receptor, with translation MIKRFTLKKGLVISALLFVSFLAGAQSVIKGKVIAEDGEAIPGATVLIEGGTTGSITDLDGNYTIQAAPDDVLIFSFVGFESQRVPVNNQSRIDMTMTVDIAELSEVVVMGYSEKSRRELTASATTIGEKDLKNVTSSNIESMLQGKVAGVSVTTSSGSPGEPAEIRIRGVNSLTADRAPLVVVDGIIGGTYQPNDVASVTVLKDAAATSLYGSLASGGVLIVTTKQGKGDPVIEFSTSVGVKEITTGNFSMMNGSDLYDLQEIMWGDERVNFLKVRPEDLRDRDFNWLDESFKRGVLQNYYLSARGGTDKMTYAVSGDYYQEDGTLLETGYERMSLRTNLNFQLKENVSLKTNLSLISSERNQDFWDWRYDPFLYLPWDSPYSDDGSIKYIDNTSSEEWYGRDSKNVLHSAQYNYNNSKGLDFSGNAFLNIDLTDWLSIESRNRVSISHGRYESFYDPRTREGKASKGSISTSTAASKDAISTLILRGEKSFGKHTVGGFIGAEGNYYYYENLGASARNIPIGLNVIGAASEPVSIYGNNVTGTRLSYLSEMSYSYGGKYFVTGVFRADASSKFGPESRWGYFPGASASWIVSSEDFFVYNNVISFLKVRGSYGEVGNDNVGSNSFPYLSYYDLSDQYNGIPAATIPLLANNNITWETLVSRNIGVDLTFFNRINATFDYYNNTTTDLLLDVQLPLSTGFEIQARNVGEIRNQGVEAAISADIFKGNGINWTSSYNVAFNQSENLKFADTDQLLFGTDVNQISAVGEELRQWYLPKWLGVDPANGDPLWEKVNRDASGNVVSREATSNYNEAEFQRVGSVLPKLYGGWTNSVSYKGFSLSVLLSYQYGNKVYHSARQLFDNDGAYTEYNMMELQDGWSRWEKPGDDATHPLPKRGGNKLSNAPSSRYLEDGSYIRLRNVSLTYSFPQSVCNALKLQSLNLGLSGDNLYTWTKFSGLDPEARVSVAAFELPGFQDFKYPISKQYLMKLTARF, from the coding sequence ATGATTAAGCGATTTACTCTAAAGAAAGGTCTGGTGATTTCGGCATTGTTGTTTGTCTCGTTTTTGGCAGGCGCACAGTCGGTGATCAAAGGCAAAGTGATTGCTGAGGATGGTGAAGCCATTCCGGGAGCAACGGTGTTAATTGAAGGAGGCACTACAGGATCTATTACTGATCTGGATGGTAATTACACCATTCAGGCAGCGCCGGACGATGTGCTGATCTTTTCGTTTGTGGGCTTCGAGTCGCAGCGAGTGCCTGTGAATAATCAGTCCAGGATAGATATGACGATGACGGTAGATATCGCTGAACTGTCGGAAGTGGTCGTGATGGGGTATTCAGAGAAATCCAGAAGGGAGCTTACAGCTTCTGCCACTACCATTGGTGAGAAGGACCTGAAGAATGTCACCAGTTCGAATATTGAAAGCATGCTACAGGGCAAGGTGGCAGGTGTGAGTGTGACCACCAGCAGTGGCTCACCCGGGGAGCCTGCTGAGATCAGGATCAGAGGTGTAAACTCGCTCACTGCCGACAGGGCTCCGCTCGTGGTGGTAGATGGGATCATCGGGGGTACTTATCAGCCCAATGATGTGGCTTCTGTGACAGTATTGAAGGATGCCGCTGCTACTTCACTTTACGGATCGCTGGCGTCAGGTGGGGTGCTGATTGTGACTACCAAACAAGGAAAGGGAGATCCGGTGATTGAGTTTTCCACGTCTGTGGGAGTTAAAGAAATCACCACAGGCAATTTCAGTATGATGAATGGTTCTGATCTTTATGACCTGCAGGAAATCATGTGGGGAGACGAACGGGTCAATTTCCTGAAGGTGAGACCCGAGGACTTGAGAGATAGGGATTTCAACTGGCTGGATGAATCATTTAAGCGTGGGGTACTGCAAAATTACTACCTGTCTGCTCGTGGGGGTACCGATAAAATGACCTACGCGGTGTCCGGTGACTACTATCAGGAGGATGGCACGCTGCTGGAGACTGGTTATGAGCGCATGAGTTTACGTACCAACCTCAACTTCCAACTGAAAGAGAATGTGTCCCTCAAAACCAATCTTTCCCTGATTAGCAGTGAGCGTAATCAGGATTTTTGGGACTGGAGATACGATCCTTTCCTGTACCTGCCCTGGGACAGCCCTTATAGTGATGATGGATCGATCAAGTACATCGATAACACCAGCTCTGAGGAATGGTACGGACGTGATAGCAAAAATGTGCTTCACTCTGCACAATACAACTACAACAATTCAAAAGGACTTGATTTTTCGGGTAATGCTTTTCTGAACATAGACCTTACAGACTGGCTTTCTATAGAGTCCAGAAACAGGGTTTCGATTTCCCATGGGCGTTATGAGTCTTTCTATGATCCCAGAACCCGCGAGGGGAAAGCCTCTAAAGGGTCTATTAGTACCTCTACAGCTGCTTCCAAGGATGCCATTTCCACTTTGATTTTAAGAGGCGAGAAGAGTTTTGGTAAACATACTGTAGGTGGCTTTATCGGTGCAGAGGGTAATTATTATTACTACGAAAACTTGGGGGCGAGCGCCCGAAACATACCTATTGGTCTGAATGTGATCGGGGCGGCATCCGAGCCTGTGAGTATCTATGGAAATAACGTGACGGGAACGAGACTTTCCTACTTATCTGAAATGAGTTACTCATACGGAGGAAAATACTTCGTGACAGGAGTATTTAGAGCGGATGCTTCTTCCAAATTCGGACCCGAAAGCAGATGGGGGTATTTTCCCGGAGCTTCCGCTTCATGGATTGTTAGTTCTGAAGACTTTTTTGTCTACAACAATGTGATCTCCTTCCTGAAGGTGCGGGGTAGCTATGGGGAGGTAGGTAATGATAATGTGGGTTCCAATTCGTTCCCGTACCTGTCATACTACGATCTTTCAGACCAGTACAATGGCATTCCTGCGGCCACTATTCCCTTGCTGGCCAATAACAATATCACGTGGGAAACACTGGTTTCGAGAAACATCGGTGTGGACCTTACTTTCTTCAACAGGATCAACGCCACCTTTGATTACTACAATAACACCACAACCGATCTCCTGTTAGACGTGCAGTTGCCACTGTCTACCGGTTTTGAGATACAAGCAAGAAATGTGGGTGAGATCAGAAATCAAGGAGTGGAAGCGGCTATTTCTGCTGACATTTTTAAAGGCAATGGAATCAACTGGACCTCTTCATACAACGTGGCCTTCAACCAGAGCGAGAACCTCAAGTTTGCTGATACTGATCAGTTGCTTTTCGGTACAGATGTGAATCAGATCTCCGCAGTGGGAGAGGAGTTGAGACAGTGGTATTTACCGAAATGGTTGGGTGTGGATCCGGCCAATGGTGATCCCCTTTGGGAAAAAGTCAACCGTGACGCCAGTGGGAATGTAGTGTCCAGAGAGGCTACGTCCAACTATAACGAAGCGGAGTTTCAGCGAGTGGGAAGCGTACTGCCCAAACTGTATGGCGGGTGGACCAACTCCGTGAGCTACAAAGGATTTTCGTTGAGTGTGTTACTCAGCTACCAGTATGGAAATAAGGTGTATCACAGTGCCCGACAGCTTTTTGACAATGACGGAGCCTATACCGAATACAACATGATGGAGCTGCAGGATGGCTGGAGCCGATGGGAAAAGCCCGGAGACGATGCTACCCATCCATTGCCTAAGCGTGGGGGAAATAAACTCTCTAATGCACCTTCGTCCAGATACCTGGAAGACGGCAGCTACATTAGGTTGAGAAACGTGTCGCTGACTTACAGCTTCCCACAGTCCGTGTGCAATGCGCTGAAGTTGCAGAGCCTTAACCTGGGTCTGAGTGGTGATAACCTCTATACCTGGACCAAATTCTCAGGATTGGATCCTGAAGCGAGGGTTTCTGTGGCCGCATTTGAACTTCCTGGTTTTCAGGATTTCAAATACCCTATCAGCAAGCAGTATTTGATGAAATTGACCGCAAGATTTTAA
- a CDS encoding DUF4832 domain-containing protein, with product MSPIQRIVTCSLLFIALTGYSQTVTYTSDESVIANPERGFYHHTEVHTGQYENLNTETLKGYRTNEGITQILRVFYLENFRESPISGDYLNNMRRDFAIARSAGIKVIVRFAYSQGTTAPYNDARPEFVQTHIDQLKPVLRENADVIAVMQAGFIGTWGEWYYTDHFANSPGQISTEDWENRRQVVYSLLDALPDDRMVQLRTPGYKFTIFDSQEPLNETTAFSGSYASRVGHHNDCFVASSSDFGTYVNPGIEKPYLREETRFTPMGGETCALASPYSDCENSLSDLEQFHWSYLNIDYNRQVLSEWDNQGCFDEVELRLGYRFKMIAGTFTTATKPSGKFAFSLTLQNDGFSNPYNPRLIEVILKNTTTDAEYLIQPDENIKLWPLNEAFNLTFEAGIPADMTDGDYQLYLNLPDPYPSLYKNPAYAIRLANESTWDSETGYNNLLSTVSISASNSSEDYTGSDYFTPRLTQSTIEVEGADQIFGAASNNATLTYWGRQSNDLMRVIERSTDTGSFETIASISAAQDYFLDLNVAPGTNYTYRYYLSSATGSTSPSAEITLTLSEESYPTIVIDGESSDWNTITPVSSTVSDAEAKVLRVFFGAQSAFVLLEGEANNYSIYLDTDNDLSTGFQDNTGPLSGMDYQLTENGLSEYSSNQWTTTNASINKATGDKTTELSIPLDALENLGDNRNLRIYASLNNGTALLSNTEGQPTNLYRALPPAIPGDFSVRNSTELPETRLVVSWSACANCLGYTLERSQDGETFDLIGTYDTSVSLIRDDNLTNMVTYYYRIASYNELGTSAYSETVNATTGVIQLSTQPELPVLFPNPAQDRLFISTLYDQFAIYSLDGALISKGDYQKSIDLRMLRAGMYVLHIQTEEGSKQLKFVRK from the coding sequence ATGTCCCCGATTCAGAGAATAGTTACTTGTTCACTTCTATTCATTGCCCTCACAGGTTATAGCCAGACGGTCACCTATACTTCAGACGAAAGTGTGATTGCTAACCCGGAAAGAGGCTTCTATCATCATACCGAAGTACACACCGGACAGTATGAAAACCTGAACACCGAAACACTCAAAGGATACCGAACCAATGAGGGCATCACGCAAATCCTGCGGGTGTTCTACCTGGAGAACTTTCGGGAAAGTCCTATTTCAGGTGACTACCTGAATAATATGCGTCGGGATTTCGCTATCGCCAGATCAGCGGGAATCAAGGTAATTGTCAGATTTGCCTATTCGCAGGGAACCACGGCGCCCTACAACGACGCGCGACCCGAGTTTGTCCAAACGCATATCGATCAGCTCAAACCCGTACTTCGCGAAAACGCAGATGTGATTGCCGTAATGCAGGCAGGATTTATCGGCACATGGGGAGAGTGGTATTACACTGACCATTTCGCAAACTCTCCCGGTCAAATCAGCACCGAAGACTGGGAAAACCGACGACAGGTGGTCTACAGCTTACTGGACGCCCTACCAGATGACCGAATGGTCCAATTGAGAACTCCGGGATACAAATTCACGATTTTTGACAGCCAGGAACCACTCAACGAAACCACTGCTTTTTCCGGCAGCTATGCCAGCAGGGTGGGTCATCACAATGACTGCTTTGTCGCTTCATCCAGTGACTTTGGCACATACGTGAACCCTGGAATAGAAAAGCCTTACCTGCGGGAAGAAACCCGCTTCACGCCTATGGGCGGGGAAACATGCGCCCTGGCCTCCCCTTACTCAGATTGCGAAAACAGTCTTTCGGACCTGGAGCAGTTTCATTGGTCCTATTTGAACATTGACTATAACCGTCAGGTATTAAGCGAATGGGACAACCAAGGCTGCTTTGACGAAGTAGAACTCCGCCTGGGTTATCGCTTCAAAATGATCGCCGGCACTTTCACAACCGCCACCAAACCAAGTGGCAAATTTGCTTTTTCACTGACCCTGCAAAACGATGGCTTCAGCAATCCCTATAATCCCCGGTTGATTGAAGTGATCTTAAAGAACACTACCACAGATGCAGAGTACCTCATACAGCCGGATGAAAACATTAAACTCTGGCCACTTAATGAAGCCTTTAACCTCACCTTTGAGGCGGGCATTCCGGCGGATATGACCGATGGTGATTACCAACTCTATCTCAACCTACCGGATCCTTATCCCTCACTTTACAAAAACCCGGCCTACGCCATCCGTTTGGCCAATGAAAGCACCTGGGACAGCGAAACCGGGTACAACAACCTGCTAAGCACTGTTTCCATTTCAGCCAGCAACAGCTCCGAAGATTATACAGGTTCGGACTACTTTACCCCCAGACTTACCCAAAGCACCATCGAGGTGGAAGGCGCTGACCAAATATTTGGTGCTGCCAGCAACAATGCCACTCTGACCTATTGGGGCCGACAGAGCAACGACCTGATGCGCGTAATAGAAAGATCCACAGATACTGGATCTTTCGAAACCATTGCTTCCATCAGTGCAGCACAGGATTACTTTCTGGACCTGAATGTTGCCCCGGGAACCAATTACACGTATCGCTACTATCTGAGCAGCGCCACAGGCAGCACGTCACCTTCGGCTGAAATCACCCTGACCTTGAGTGAGGAGAGCTACCCCACCATTGTGATTGACGGTGAATCATCAGACTGGAACACCATTACTCCAGTGAGCAGCACCGTATCTGATGCTGAAGCCAAAGTCCTAAGGGTCTTTTTTGGGGCACAGAGTGCCTTTGTACTTCTGGAAGGTGAAGCAAATAACTACAGCATCTACCTGGATACTGACAATGATCTTTCTACCGGATTTCAGGATAACACGGGCCCACTTTCGGGAATGGATTATCAGCTGACAGAGAATGGACTTTCGGAGTATTCTTCCAATCAATGGACGACCACCAATGCCAGCATCAACAAAGCAACCGGTGATAAAACCACCGAGCTGTCCATACCACTCGATGCACTGGAAAACCTGGGGGATAACCGAAACCTGCGGATCTATGCATCCCTCAACAATGGCACTGCGCTTTTATCAAACACCGAAGGTCAACCGACCAACCTTTACAGAGCATTACCACCGGCCATTCCCGGCGATTTTTCAGTGAGAAACTCTACGGAACTCCCCGAAACACGACTGGTGGTTTCATGGAGCGCCTGTGCCAACTGCCTCGGATATACACTGGAGCGATCTCAGGATGGTGAAACATTTGACCTCATCGGGACCTACGATACTTCTGTGAGCCTCATCAGAGATGACAACCTCACCAACATGGTGACTTACTACTATCGAATAGCGTCCTACAATGAACTTGGAACATCCGCATACTCTGAAACAGTGAACGCTACTACTGGCGTTATCCAGCTGAGCACTCAGCCGGAGCTTCCAGTCCTCTTTCCCAACCCCGCGCAAGACAGGCTTTTCATCAGTACTCTGTACGATCAATTTGCCATTTATTCGCTGGATGGAGCACTGATCTCTAAAGGTGACTACCAGAAAAGCATAGACTTGCGCATGCTGCGGGCCGGAATGTACGTATTGCACATTCAAACCGAAGAGGGAAGCAAGCAACTAAAGTTTGTGAGGAAATAA
- a CDS encoding carbohydrate kinase family protein: MYDVLVVGELNVDIILNRIDGFPEVGKEKLSKDLRVVLGSSSAIFASNLATLGAQVAFVGKIGKDQFGQLVETSLKQKGVGTQFLVHTNDHQTGATVVLNYDMDRAMVTYPGAMEHLTEKEVRNDILTEARHLHVSSVFLQPNLKKNLVQLMERAKSFGLTTSLDPQWDPAEQWDLNLQELLPVVDVFLPNRSELKHLTKTNSVHHGIDAIRDFANIVAVKDGENGAILYHEGETIRKPAYLNKEVADCIGAGDSFDAGFISQYIQGKDLQTCLDFANLVGAVNTTEAGGTAAFQDLNKVKSIAKERFSFSI; encoded by the coding sequence ATGTACGATGTATTAGTGGTAGGTGAACTCAATGTGGACATTATCCTGAACCGGATCGATGGCTTCCCGGAGGTAGGCAAAGAGAAGCTTTCGAAAGACCTGCGGGTGGTATTGGGAAGCAGCTCGGCCATTTTCGCCAGCAATCTGGCTACCCTGGGCGCTCAGGTGGCCTTTGTGGGCAAAATAGGCAAGGATCAGTTTGGTCAGTTGGTAGAAACCTCCCTGAAACAAAAAGGAGTGGGGACACAATTTCTGGTTCATACAAATGACCACCAGACGGGCGCAACCGTGGTACTCAACTATGACATGGACCGTGCCATGGTCACCTACCCCGGCGCGATGGAGCACCTCACAGAAAAAGAAGTGCGCAACGACATCCTGACGGAAGCCAGGCACCTGCACGTGAGCTCCGTCTTTCTGCAGCCCAACCTGAAGAAGAACCTGGTACAGCTCATGGAGCGAGCCAAGTCATTTGGCCTCACCACCTCTCTGGATCCGCAGTGGGATCCGGCAGAGCAGTGGGACCTCAACCTGCAGGAGCTTTTGCCAGTGGTGGATGTCTTCCTGCCCAACCGATCGGAGCTGAAGCACCTCACCAAAACCAACTCGGTACACCATGGCATAGACGCCATCAGGGACTTTGCCAATATCGTAGCTGTAAAAGACGGAGAGAATGGTGCCATCCTCTACCACGAAGGGGAAACCATCCGCAAGCCAGCTTACCTCAACAAAGAGGTGGCAGACTGCATTGGTGCCGGCGACAGCTTTGATGCCGGCTTCATCTCCCAGTACATACAAGGCAAAGACCTGCAAACCTGCCTGGACTTTGCCAACCTGGTGGGCGCCGTGAATACCACAGAAGCCGGAGGTACCGCCGCCTTTCAAGACCTTAACAAAGTAAAATCAATCGCCAAAGAGCGGTTTTCATTTTCCATTTGA